From Kineosporia succinea, the proteins below share one genomic window:
- a CDS encoding SRPBCC family protein, which produces MSTFVQLGRVEAGLPPALVDDAVVPTEQFVYVRKVFTGSASHVWQALVSPTGTAVWLGHGAVLQGKGQTYVSDDGDAGVVQSFHPLEQLRLSWHSGVDLDTSLVELDLTPVAGGTRLRLWHEGLPSQLRPRMQSRWEHRLDDFAQECL; this is translated from the coding sequence ATGTCCACATTCGTGCAGTTGGGTCGGGTGGAGGCGGGGTTGCCTCCGGCGCTCGTCGACGATGCCGTCGTACCGACCGAGCAGTTCGTGTATGTGCGCAAGGTGTTCACGGGTAGTGCGAGTCACGTCTGGCAGGCGCTGGTGAGCCCGACGGGAACCGCGGTATGGCTCGGCCACGGCGCCGTGCTGCAGGGTAAGGGCCAGACGTACGTCAGTGACGACGGCGACGCGGGTGTTGTGCAGAGCTTCCACCCCCTGGAGCAGTTGCGGCTGTCGTGGCACTCCGGCGTCGATCTGGACACCAGTCTGGTCGAGCTCGACCTGACCCCGGTGGCGGGCGGTACGCGGTTGCGACTCTGGCACGAGGGGCTGCCGTCGCAGCTGCGGCCCCGGATGCAGTCGCGCTGGGAGCACCGCCTGGACGACTTCGCCCAGGAGTGCCTGTAG
- a CDS encoding ribose-phosphate diphosphokinase, with product MNTVSIQSRKTLQVFSGRAYPELAEEIVKYLDVSLTPQSAYEFANGEIFVRFEESVRGADAFVVQACGQGINTWVMETLIMVDALKRASADRITVVLPFYPYARQDKKHKGREPISARLIADLLHTAGADRLMTVDLHTDQTQGFFDGPVDHLFAMRLLADHVASKYKGEDITVVAPDSGRVRVAERWADRLGGAPLAFIHKTRDPRMPNTVVTNRVVGDVEGRTCVLVDDMIDTGGTITKAATKLFEQGAKDVIIAATHGILSDPATERLRDCGATEIVLTNTLPIDSDRLLPNFTVLSIAPLIAQAIHEVFEDGSVTSLFSQDEVPNE from the coding sequence GTGAACACTGTTTCGATACAGAGCCGGAAGACGCTCCAGGTCTTCTCCGGCCGGGCATACCCTGAGCTGGCCGAGGAGATCGTCAAGTATCTCGACGTCAGCCTGACGCCGCAGTCGGCCTACGAGTTCGCGAACGGCGAGATCTTCGTGCGGTTCGAGGAGTCGGTGCGAGGTGCGGACGCGTTCGTCGTCCAGGCCTGCGGCCAGGGCATCAACACCTGGGTGATGGAGACCCTGATCATGGTCGACGCGCTGAAGCGCGCCTCGGCCGACCGGATCACCGTGGTGCTGCCGTTCTACCCGTACGCCCGGCAGGACAAGAAGCACAAGGGTCGCGAGCCGATCTCGGCACGGCTCATCGCCGACCTGCTCCACACCGCCGGGGCCGACCGCCTGATGACGGTCGACCTGCACACCGACCAGACCCAGGGCTTCTTCGACGGCCCCGTCGACCACCTCTTCGCCATGCGGCTGCTCGCCGACCACGTGGCGTCGAAGTACAAGGGTGAGGACATCACCGTGGTCGCGCCCGACTCCGGCCGCGTGCGCGTGGCCGAGCGCTGGGCCGACCGTCTGGGGGGCGCGCCGCTGGCGTTCATCCACAAGACCCGTGACCCCCGCATGCCGAACACCGTGGTCACCAACCGCGTCGTCGGCGATGTCGAGGGCCGCACCTGTGTCCTGGTGGACGACATGATCGACACCGGGGGCACGATCACCAAGGCGGCCACCAAGCTGTTCGAGCAGGGCGCCAAGGACGTGATCATCGCGGCCACCCACGGCATCCTGTCCGACCCCGCCACCGAGCGGCTGCGAGACTGCGGCGCCACCGAGATCGTGCTCACCAACACGCTGCCGATCGACTCCGACCGGCTGCTGCCCAACTTCACCGTTCTCTCGATCGCCCCGCTGATCGCCCAGGCGATCCACGAGGTCTTCGAAGACGGCTCGGTCACCTCGCTCTTCAGCCAGGACGAAGTGCCGAACGAATAA
- a CDS encoding FlgD immunoglobulin-like domain containing protein, producing MAVITSLASPARADDVSLTVPLHTRATDVTLIGASTTGAAVLQTAPSAQDPDVVQTGAWGATLKPRPEVVTTPGFREYFQQGAVSDGTLGWGMAFVGSISSSTHLHRTDLITGATTTDGRISGRSFTLTGSSWVSSPDPWSVLPFGSQKLLEYPLSSLPNGEWASLPTTLWKPGVPSGTTPVDTLTAWAADTTSAVVATRSIDGGSSFQPDGPLQILGVPLGGGTPQLLATGPAAGLTGLAIGASTVAWATDSGTTRSVSAVARTGGTPLTRVETDADADLAHLSVTDDGTVGYLVPGGSTGVTLRTVNGSTTADLALPAGSAGLDAVGRDFVTATGRGTAPGVYRISPGGSPVLAAPLTPAGYPLGAWDLAAGRVYYTDRSRGSARSLPIFSRAVGAELGAETELSAPAGSLPGPSGRPTDQIELPVAFSGARGLVGSPRYNLQWDVLDRGERIAVLEQTPVKNRGYREFPEADPQISGPYVSLGGQIQRTDGQPLFTLPAAARTAAQVSLFGSQALYGTTASRRGQVWLVNAEKPRPVKLFEQTCAHAPAVALWGRTAVWLNCTGTRAAVRDLVTGTTRSVATGTTDPDPGLTLGEGALAWLTGGTVTVLDLSGPASAPVPLAGTGITSLALDTGRIATTDASGLTVAPLPFEVASHPRLTGLTRLLGFSPDGDGVRDVWAPTFDTTEALDSATLRITSEKTGRTVYSQTTRDVADGGIRDLRWDGFLASGLGAPRGYYTWSLTAESPTGAALTTAADGKKIAGRIELSR from the coding sequence GTGGCGGTGATCACCTCCCTGGCGTCACCGGCCCGGGCGGACGACGTCTCCCTGACCGTGCCGCTCCACACCCGGGCCACCGACGTCACCCTGATCGGGGCGTCCACGACGGGGGCCGCGGTGCTCCAGACGGCGCCGTCGGCGCAGGATCCGGACGTCGTGCAGACCGGGGCCTGGGGCGCGACGCTGAAGCCGCGGCCCGAGGTCGTCACCACGCCCGGGTTCCGGGAGTACTTCCAGCAAGGGGCCGTCAGCGACGGGACGCTGGGCTGGGGCATGGCCTTCGTCGGATCGATCTCCTCCAGCACCCACCTGCACCGCACCGACCTGATCACCGGCGCCACGACCACCGACGGCCGGATCTCGGGCCGCTCCTTCACCCTGACCGGGTCGTCGTGGGTGTCGAGCCCGGACCCGTGGTCGGTGCTGCCCTTCGGGAGCCAGAAGCTGCTGGAGTACCCCCTGTCGAGCCTGCCGAACGGGGAGTGGGCCTCGCTGCCCACCACCTTGTGGAAACCCGGCGTCCCTTCCGGCACCACCCCCGTCGACACCCTGACCGCGTGGGCTGCGGACACCACCTCGGCCGTCGTCGCGACCCGCTCGATCGACGGCGGCTCGTCCTTCCAGCCCGACGGCCCGCTGCAGATCCTCGGCGTGCCGCTGGGCGGCGGCACGCCGCAGCTCCTGGCGACCGGGCCGGCCGCCGGGCTGACCGGTCTGGCGATCGGCGCGTCCACCGTCGCCTGGGCCACCGACTCCGGCACCACCCGCAGCGTCTCGGCGGTGGCCCGCACCGGCGGCACCCCACTCACCCGCGTCGAGACGGACGCCGACGCCGACCTGGCCCACCTGTCCGTCACCGACGACGGAACCGTCGGCTACCTCGTCCCCGGCGGCAGCACCGGCGTCACCCTGCGAACCGTGAACGGCTCGACCACCGCGGATCTCGCCCTCCCCGCCGGCAGCGCGGGCCTGGACGCGGTCGGCCGCGACTTCGTCACCGCGACCGGCCGGGGCACCGCACCGGGCGTGTACCGGATCAGCCCCGGCGGCTCCCCCGTGCTCGCGGCTCCACTGACACCGGCCGGATACCCGCTCGGGGCCTGGGATCTCGCGGCCGGGCGCGTCTACTACACCGACCGTTCCCGGGGCAGCGCCCGCAGCCTTCCGATCTTCAGCCGCGCGGTCGGGGCCGAGCTGGGGGCCGAGACCGAGCTGTCCGCACCGGCGGGCAGCCTGCCGGGCCCGAGCGGCCGGCCCACCGACCAGATCGAGCTGCCCGTCGCGTTCTCCGGCGCCCGTGGCCTGGTCGGCAGCCCGAGGTACAACCTGCAGTGGGACGTGCTGGACCGGGGTGAGCGGATCGCGGTCCTGGAACAGACACCGGTGAAAAACCGGGGATACCGGGAGTTTCCCGAGGCCGATCCGCAGATCTCGGGACCGTACGTCTCGCTCGGCGGCCAGATCCAGCGCACCGACGGCCAGCCCCTGTTCACACTGCCGGCGGCCGCCCGCACCGCCGCCCAGGTCTCGCTCTTCGGTTCGCAGGCGCTCTACGGCACCACCGCGTCCCGGCGCGGTCAGGTCTGGCTGGTGAACGCCGAGAAGCCCAGGCCGGTGAAGCTTTTCGAGCAGACCTGCGCCCACGCCCCGGCCGTCGCGCTGTGGGGACGCACGGCCGTCTGGCTGAACTGCACGGGCACCCGCGCGGCCGTGCGCGACCTGGTCACCGGCACGACCCGGAGCGTCGCGACCGGCACCACCGACCCGGATCCGGGCCTGACCCTGGGCGAAGGGGCCCTGGCCTGGCTGACCGGCGGCACGGTGACGGTGCTCGACCTGTCCGGGCCCGCGAGCGCCCCGGTTCCGCTGGCCGGCACCGGCATCACGTCGCTGGCCCTGGACACCGGCCGGATCGCGACGACGGACGCCTCCGGCCTCACCGTCGCTCCCCTGCCGTTCGAGGTCGCCTCGCACCCGCGGCTGACCGGCCTGACCCGTCTGCTCGGCTTCAGCCCCGACGGTGACGGGGTGCGCGACGTCTGGGCGCCCACCTTCGACACCACCGAGGCGCTGGATTCGGCGACGCTGCGGAT